The DNA region AAGTATCGAACACCTCGCTGCGCTGCACATCCACCACGACAATCCCGAAGCCACAGGCCAGCCAGGCGTGTTTTCCCCTGAAGATGACGTTGTTGATGGTCTTGTTGCCAAGCAGTTCTTTAATCTTGATGTCGTTCAGGTTGACGATTCGGTCGGGACGGATCAGGTCGATGTTGGCATTGCGGTAAGCAACCAGAAGGGTCTGGTATTCCTGGTTGTAACGTATGGCGCTCACTCCCATGTCGTTGAGGCCGTTCACTTTGTTGAGGATGCGCAAACTGTTGTCGGTGCGGTCGTACACAAAAAGGTCGTTGGGTGTGGCGGCATACACTTTGTTGCCGGCCAGCTCCACATCAATCACGTGCTGATATGGCAGATGAGTGCGCCATTGGCCAATGCCCACCGCCTGGGCCATGAGCACTGTTGTGCCTGAAAGGAATATTGCGAACGAAAAGAGTAAAAGCTTACGCATTGGAATTGATTTTGAGGCTTTTCAGCTGAACATGTGCAGTATAAACACTTTTCGTGTGGTTTTATTTTGTGAAAGCCGGGTCTATTTTGACAAAGGGGGTAAAAGAAACACCACCCCGGCCCTGAAGTTGAGGGTGGAGATGCTCCGGCTGTCGGTGCGTATGCCCGATGCCGTGCGGAACCTGAATTCCATGTCGGTGTGAAAAAACGAGGCCGAAAGTTTGAGATGATAACATGGGGTGGCTTTCCAGCCTGCAGAAACTTCGGCTCCATATGCCAATCCATAATCAATGGCCGAAGAAATCTCGAAATACTCCGGGCCTGTCATGAAATAGGTAGGCCTATGCAACTGATGCGGGGTTTTCGACTGCATCAGTCCGGCCACGACTGAACCTTCGGCAAACCACCACTTTCCTTTGTCGAACTGATAGGTTGGTCCGGTGAGCAGGCCGAGGTGCCTGTAAGGTTCGCTGCGGATGTAGGTATCCAACAGAAAGGGATCGGCCATCACCCTTTCGTGTCCCAGTCTGGCCACATCCACCGGATGCAGCTGCGCCTCGAATCGCATACCCCAGTGCCAGGCGCCCTTCAGCCCGAGCGTGGCATTGCCGGTAAGCTGTAAACCCGTCAGGGTGAAACATCCCTTGCTCAGGCTAGGCGAAGCATAAGCCATAACCGGCTGCGACACCCCAGCCGCTGTTTCTAACCTGAGGGGCAGGATGCCTGCTTGCACCGCTTTCAGCGGCCAAAGCAAGCTTAGCAGGAATATCAGTTTTTGCATGCGATCTGTTAGGCGGCAACGAAGATACAAAACCATGCCCAACCCCGGCAAAAAGCTTATCTTTGGCCATGCTGTCTGGTAAACTTTTCATGTTTTTATCTGTTTATCAGTTGAATGCAAAAACCATATCCATGAAACCAATTGCTTTAGCCACCACAGCAGTCCTGTGGATATGCACCCTGATGGCCGTGGGTCAGACCAACCACAGCATACCCCACAACGGCATCAACCGCACTTTTACCGTATTCCGGCCGGCCGATGCTCCGGCGGGAGCAAAGCTGCCGCTGCTGCTGGCCTTGCATGGCTTCACCCAAAACGGACCGCAGATGATGAACTACAGCCAGTTCAATAATCTGGCCACACAACATGGGTTTATGGTGGTTTATCCCAATGGCATCAACACCAGCTGGAATGTGGGCCAGAGCGGCAATTCGGGGGCCGATGATGTGGGCTTTCTGCTGGCGCTCACCGATACTTTGGATCAATGGTACGGCGTTGACCAGCAGAGGGTGTATGCCTGTGGCTTCTCCAATGGCGGATTTATGAGCTTCAGGCTGGCTTGCGAAGCCTCCGGCCGCATTGCTGCCATCGCATCGGTGGCCGGTACCATGACCTCCAACACTTTCAACAGCTGTGCACCGCAACGCGCTGTGCCAGTGCTGCATATCCACGGCACCAACGACTTGCTGGTGGGTTACAATGGCAGCTCGGGATTCAAATCGGTGGCCGAAGGCATGGCCTATTGGGCATCATTCAACCAATGTCCGGAAAACCCGGAAATCATCGACCTGCCCGACCTGGTGCCGGAGGGCTCCACCGTGCAGCAGCTCAGCTGGGCGCCTTGTGCACAAAACACTATGGTGCGCCACCAGAAAGTGATCAACGGAGGGCACACCTGGCCGGGTTTCAACGGACTGATGGGCATTGGCAATGTGAATATGGACATCAGCGCCAGCGCCGAAATATGGAACTTCCTCAGCCAGTTCAGCCTCGATCAGGCGGTGGGCAATTTGTCTCCAACGCCCGGAAATTATTTCCGTATCTTCCCCAATCCTGCACAAAACAACCTGATCTATGTGGAAGCACCGGGCTTTGGGCCGTCGAGACTGGAAATCGTCGGATCAGACGGCAGGTTATGGTTTACCGGGCAGTATAGCCTATCTAACGGCAGGTTGGTCATTCCGGCCGGACAGCTTCCGGCGGGAATGTACCTGTTGCGCCTGAGCAATGCCACCCAACAGGCCATGTCGAAACTGGTGATAGGGAACCCTTGACCCCCTTCAATTCAGGAATATCCGTCATGAATTACCATTTTGCTGACAAATCACTTATTTTTGTGAGCTACATCAAGAATTATGTTGAGCAAAGGGCTGGCTCATGCTTAGAAGACGATCCGAAACATGCATTGATTGCGAAAAATGCAGCAACAAATCGCCTCTGTTTCAACTGCTTAGTCAGGAGGAGCTGCGGGTGATGAACAGTGGACGTTTTGAGCTGAGGTTCAACAAAGGCGAAACCATTGTGAAGCAGGGCACACATGCCACGCACCTTGTTTCGCTCACCGGGGGAATGGCCAAGCTGTACATTGAAGGTTTCGGAAACAAGAACCTGCTGCTCGACCTTTTGCAGCCCTGGCGCTTGTTTGGCGGGCCAGGCTTGTTCACCGATTCGAAGTATCATTATTCCGTTGCGGCAATCACTGAGGCCACTGCCTGTTTTATTCCCATTGATAACCTGAGGCAGGTGATCCGCACCAATCCCGACTTTGCCGAGGGCATCATCAGGCACTGCAACTACAACAGCGTGAACAACTTTGAGCGCATGGTGAGCCTCACCCAAAAACAAATGCACGGCAGGCTGGCCGATGTGCTGCTTTATTTGTCCGACAAAGTCTTCCGGAACGACAGGTTTGTGTTGCCCATCAACCGCAACGAGCTGGGCGAAATGTCGAACATGACCAAAGAAAGCGTGACGCGCATCCTGAAAGAACTCGAAAATGACGGAGTGATTGCCCTTAATACAAAGCAGATCAACATACTCAACAAGGCTGCGCTCGAAGACCTGTCGCTCAGGGCTTAACCAAGGTAAACCTACCGCTGGCAGTGCGGTAGGATCCATTCTCGATGTAGTAAAAATATTGTCCACCTGGCCAACCAGCAAGTTTGAGCTGCAATTGTCCGCTGTTGCCGGTGAGTTCAACTGTTTTCAATACCCGTCCGCCTGCATCGCAGATGTGGAGATTGGCTTTGGAGAGCTGTTCGGGCAACACCCAGGGCAGATTCAGGTATTGACCCGCGGGATTGGGAAATGCTTGTGCGATCCCCGGCAGATCGGGGATTTCCGGGCCTCCGGTGAGCAAACTTCCGGGCAGGTGATACACCTTGGTTTGCACCGTGTACGGAAACACCGAATAATCGAACACATAGGCGAGCAGCTTGGTGCTCCCATTGGCCAGTGATTGCACAAGGAGATACTGACATCCGGGGATGTTCAGAAGCTGGGTGCCGTTTTCGCGCACCACGCGTGCAGTGTAGGTGTAGTATTGCCCTGTTTCGTTATAATTATAGTAAATGTAGGCCAGGCAGAGGCTGTTGTCGTTGGTAAACAAGCCCTCGGTTACATACTTGATGTCGTAGAGCCAGTTGTTGGCCGGAACTGAAAGATTGATCGTCTTCCAGAGGCTGTGGTCGGTATTGTATATGCGGCATTGGCTTTGCGTCACATCCATGACATAAAACTTATTGCCGGCCGATGGCAGGAAGGTGTAGATACCCGAGTGGTTGTAGCTGGCCTCGGAAGTGATTTGTGATCTCAGGCCGGGTGAAAGTAGCAATGCAAAGGCAACACAAAGAATAAAATGTTTCATGTAAGCAAAATTTTTCCTGACAAAGGTAGTGTTCCTTTACTGAAAGGCTGTTAACAGAATTTGGCCCGGCTGGTATAAGATTTTCAGGTTTTGAAACATCACAAAAGTCTTCGTATAACTTAGCCTCAGAAATCTGCAAAAAGCATGGATATGTCGAGTTCGTTAGATGATGGCTCAAGAATTCAGGTCGTTGATTTTCTGAAGGGTGTGGCAGTGGTAGCCATGATTCAGGTGCATCTCACCGAACTTTTTGCCATAGCCGGTTGGCAGGAAAGTCTGGCTGGCAGGATCAGTTTGTTTGCGGGCGGGCCGGCTGCCGCACCCCTGTTTATGGTGATGATGGGCTATGTGGCTGCCCAGGGCAGGCGAAGCGCAAAATATTTTTTGCAGCGTGGCATGAAGCTGTTGCTTTGGGGCCTGTTGCTCAACATCGGCCTGAATGCCCACCTGCTTCTAAAAATCAGCTTTTCCCAATGGCCGCAGAATCCCTTACATTTTTTGTTCGGTGTCGATATCCTTTTTCTGGCTGGTCTGAGTTTGCTTCTGCTCGCACTGGCGACCTCTGCAGGCAGATTTTCGCCACTCGCAGCTGTGCTGATGTTTGCGGGCATACTTTATGCTACCAGCTTACCGGCCTGGCCAGGCCAAAACGAAGACCTGATGACATACCTCATGGCCTTTGTGCATTCCGAAGCCCCTTGGAGCTATTTTCCTGTGGTGCCCTGGGCAGCCTACCCGCTGGCAGGATTTTGCCTGGCCTCGTTCCATGATAAACTGTCCGCAATAAAGCTGACCGACACCCACCTGGCGTTGGCGGCGCTTGGCGGACTACTGTTCCTCGGAATCACATCCGACACCGGCTGGAATGCGGCCACCGATCTGTCTTTGTGGTATCACCATCCGGCCGCAGTGGTTGGCTGGAACCTGATCTTCGTAGCAACTGCCACCATGCTTGCTTCCCTGTTTTTGCGGGCATTCGGGCATGGGCCTGTCGCCCAATGGCTTTGTTTCGCGGGAAAACGGGTCACGGCCTTTTATGTATTTCAGTGGCTGATCATCGGCAACCTGGCCACCTGGCTGTATCAAACGCAATATCCTTTGCAACTGTTGCTGTGGTTTGTAGTGGTGACGGGCGCAAGCTACGGATTAACCATCCTTTGGTACAGGTTCAGAAAAACAATATTCGCAGCACAACATCCTAAAAACTAACTTTGTACCAAGCCAAAACCATGCCTGTCGTCCGACAATCGCGCTACCTGTTGGGTAATATGCTCAGCGACTGCTGCCTGAGGCTCTTGAGCCTGGAGCTGGAAAGGCTCGGCGTGGAAATCAGAAAAGCCCGTCTGGGCGAGGTGCATCTGCGCTGGGACGAGGAAAAGGTGGCTGAAGCCGACATCCTGCAGCTGTTCGACAAGCTTGGCTTTGGCGTGATCGAAGACCACGAGAAAGCCCTTGTGGAGGAAATCAAAAGGGTAGTGGTGGAATTGGTCTGGCACACCACCTTCAACGCCATGGTACGCAATTCCGATTTCATTGTGAGCCGCTTCGACCACAGCTATCAATACCTGTCCACCCTGTTTTCGCGGCACGAGCACATCACCCTGGAAAAGTATATCATTATGCAGAAAATCGAAAAAGTTAAGGAACTGCTTCAGGACGAGAAGATTACCCTGAGCGAAATCGCCTATATGATGGGCTACAGCAGTGTGCAGTACCTGTCGACACAATTTCGCCAGATCACCGGCTACTCGGTGACCGAATACCGCAGCCTGCCCGAAAAAAACCGCATGGGGATCCGCCTGTCGGAAGCGAAATTGTTGGACAAAAACGAAAATTTTGAACCTCAAACATAAATTAACAAACAAGGCAGGCAAACAAATTCATCTAAAATTGCACCAAAATCGAGATGCGATGAAAATCAAAAGCAACATAGCCATCAGCGACAACGGTTTCATCTTCAATCCCGCCACCGGCGAATCGTTTACCGTGAACCCCACCGGACTCGAAATCATGAACATGATGCGCAGGGGCACGCCACATGCCCACATTGCCGGAAAACTCTGTGAACTGTTTCAGGTGGAACCTACTCAGGCAGAGCGCGATCTGCAGGACTTTATCGAGATGATGCGGCAATATCACCTTCTGAGTTATGACGAAGAATAAACCCAGGCTCACCATTGCGGTATCGGGCCTCAATGCCATCGACAGCCCCGGTCCGGGTGTGGCTGTAATACGCGGTTTACGCGAAGCCCAAAGCTTCGAATGCCGCATCATCGGGCTCTCGTACGAGTCGCTCGAACCCGGCATATATATGCACGATCTGGTGGACAAAACCTACCAGATTCCCTACCCCTCGGCCGGCACCGAAGCCCTCATGCAGCGCCTGAGCTATATCCATCAGCAAGAAAAACTCAATGTGATTATCCCCAACTTCGATGCCGAGTTGTTTTCGTTCATGCGCCTTTCGGGAACACTCCGGAGCATGGGCATTCACACATTTCTGCCTGAAAACGGGCAGTTTGAGGCACGCCAGAAGGTGAACCTCTACAAGTTCGGACAACAACACCAGATCAATGTTCCCCCTGCCAAAGTGATTTACACCCTGAACGAAGCCCAGAACCTCGACAAAGAATACGACTGGCCGCTGGTGATCAAAGGCAAATATTACGACGCCAGCCTGGCCTACAACTTCGAACAGGTGAAGTCGGCCTTCAATAAAATTTCTGCCAGATGGGGACTGCCGATCATTATCCAGAAGTTTATCCACGGCACCGAATACAATGTGACCGGCCTGGGCGATGGTCAGGGCAATACCCTTGCAGCCGTGCCCATGCGCAAACAATATATCACCGACAAGGGCAAAGCCTGGGGCGGCATCTCGATAGCCGACGAAGAGGCCCTGCAACTCACACGTCATTTTGTGAAAGCCTCACAATGGCGCGGCCCTTTCGAACTCGAACTGATGAAAGACAAAGAAGGTAAATACCACCTGCTCGAAATCAATCCACGCATGCCGGCATGGATTTACCTGGCTGTCGGTTGCGGCCAGAACATCCCCGAAGCCGTTGCCCGCCTGGCAATGGGCTGGCCTGTGGAACCTTACACCAGTTACCTGATCGGCAAAATGTTTGTCCGATATGCCTGGGACATGATTGTGGACATCAGCGAGTTTGAAACCATTTCGACACAAGGTGAACTTTGAACTTTAAAAAACATCATACAATATGCCTGCACGAAAAACCTACGAACGCCCACTCATAAAAAAACTCGAGGGCAACATGCCCAATAAATTCGGGATGCGGTCGGTGTACGAGCCCACACAAAGCATTGAAGGTCATTTGGTTAAAGACCTCATCAGGGAATTTGGCTCACCCCTTTTTGTGATTTCCGAAAAGAAGCTGCGCAAAAACTACCGCAATGCCCGCCAGGCATTTCAAACAAGGTATCCCAAAGTGCAGTTTGCCTGGAGCTACAAAACCAATTATCTGGATGCGGTGTGCAACATCTACCATCAGGAAGGTTCCTGGGCCGAGGTAGTTTCAGGATTTGAGTACGACAAGGCCATCCGCAATGGGGTGCCCGGAAGCAAAATCATCTTCAACGGCCCTGACAAGTCGGAAAACGACCTGCGTAAAGTCATCACCAACAACTCGCTCATCCACATTGACCACCTCGACGAGCTTTACCTGCTTCAGGACATCGCACGCGAGTCGAAACTCCGTCCCAGGGTGGCCATACGGGTAAACATGGACACGGGCGTTTTCCCTATGTGGGACCGTTTCGGTTTCAACTACGAAAATGGTCAGGCCTGGGATGCCCTGAATAAAATCATGTTTTCTGGACTGATGGAACTGGTGGGGCTGCACACGCACATCGGCACCTTCATGCTCTCGCCAAATGCCTACGCCGTGGCAGCCAGCAAACTTGCGCACCTGGCCCAGAGCCTGCTCAACAAATACAACCACGAAATCAAATACATTGATATCGGGGGCGGATTTGCCAGCAAGAACACCCTGAAAGGCTCCTACCTGCCCGGAACCGACATCAGCCCTTCCATCCACGACTTTGCCGAAGCCATCACCTCGGCCCTGATGAACAGCGACTACCGTCCGAAAAACCCGCCTGTGCTCATCATCGAATCGGGCCGGGCACTCATCGACGATGCGGCCTGGCTATTGGGCACCGTGCTTGCCAACAAACGCCTGAGCGACGGCCGTCGTGCCACCATTCTCGACATTGGCGTGAATACCCTGTTCACGGCCTTCTGGTACGACCACCTCATCACCCCAGCACAGCCCGTCACCTCCTACACCGAAGACACCGCCCTGTATGGCCCGCTCTGCATGAACATCGATGTGGTGCGCGAAAACGTCAACCTGCCACTGCTCAACCGGGGCGATCATGTGGTGGTGCATCATGTGGGAGCCTACAACATGACCCAATGGCTGCAGTTTATCACCCTCAGGCCCAATGTGTTGCTTATTGACGAAGAAGGCGGGAAACACCTGATTCGCCGCGCCGAAACGCTGGAAACACTCAGCTCGCAGGAACACATGCCTGCTCATCTGGCCCATTTCGACCTATGAGCATCGCCCGGTTCAGCACCCTGTTTCCCAGCTTCAGGCTGAGCATCCGAAACAGCTATACCCAGATTTTGTTCTCGAAAGACAAAGTGCTGGGCTGGACGCTCATGCTGGTATCCTTTTTCGACTGGCAGGCAGGGCTGTCCGGATGGCTTTCGGTGCTCATTGCCAACACAGCAGCTTATCTGAGCGGACTCAACCGACAAAAAATCACCGAAGGTCTATATGGTTTCAATGCCCTGTTGGTGGGTCTCGGCCTTGGGTCGTACTATCAGTTCAATACCGCATTTCTGATTGTGCTGCTTTTTGCGGCTTTGCTCAGCCTGCTCATCACCACCCTGCTCGAGGGCATCCTCTCAAAATATGGCCTGCCATTTCTTAGCCTGCCTTTCCTGATCACCTACTGGATGAGCCTGCTCAGCACACGCGACTTTTCCCAGCTCGAACTCAGCAGCCACGGACTGTACAACCTCAACGAAATGTTCAAGCTGGGCGGATTGGGCCTGCTTCAGGCCTACGAATGGCTGAGCAACATCAACCTGCCCGAGCCTGTGAAGATTTATTTCCGCTCGCTGGGCGCCATCTTTTTCCAGTATCACCTGTTCGCAGGCCTGCTGGTGGCTGCGGCGCTGCTGCGCTGGTCGCGTCA from Bacteroidota bacterium includes:
- a CDS encoding T9SS type A sorting domain-containing protein, which gives rise to MKPIALATTAVLWICTLMAVGQTNHSIPHNGINRTFTVFRPADAPAGAKLPLLLALHGFTQNGPQMMNYSQFNNLATQHGFMVVYPNGINTSWNVGQSGNSGADDVGFLLALTDTLDQWYGVDQQRVYACGFSNGGFMSFRLACEASGRIAAIASVAGTMTSNTFNSCAPQRAVPVLHIHGTNDLLVGYNGSSGFKSVAEGMAYWASFNQCPENPEIIDLPDLVPEGSTVQQLSWAPCAQNTMVRHQKVINGGHTWPGFNGLMGIGNVNMDISASAEIWNFLSQFSLDQAVGNLSPTPGNYFRIFPNPAQNNLIYVEAPGFGPSRLEIVGSDGRLWFTGQYSLSNGRLVIPAGQLPAGMYLLRLSNATQQAMSKLVIGNP
- a CDS encoding Crp/Fnr family transcriptional regulator, which translates into the protein MLRRRSETCIDCEKCSNKSPLFQLLSQEELRVMNSGRFELRFNKGETIVKQGTHATHLVSLTGGMAKLYIEGFGNKNLLLDLLQPWRLFGGPGLFTDSKYHYSVAAITEATACFIPIDNLRQVIRTNPDFAEGIIRHCNYNSVNNFERMVSLTQKQMHGRLADVLLYLSDKVFRNDRFVLPINRNELGEMSNMTKESVTRILKELENDGVIALNTKQINILNKAALEDLSLRA
- a CDS encoding DUF1624 domain-containing protein; translation: MSSSLDDGSRIQVVDFLKGVAVVAMIQVHLTELFAIAGWQESLAGRISLFAGGPAAAPLFMVMMGYVAAQGRRSAKYFLQRGMKLLLWGLLLNIGLNAHLLLKISFSQWPQNPLHFLFGVDILFLAGLSLLLLALATSAGRFSPLAAVLMFAGILYATSLPAWPGQNEDLMTYLMAFVHSEAPWSYFPVVPWAAYPLAGFCLASFHDKLSAIKLTDTHLALAALGGLLFLGITSDTGWNAATDLSLWYHHPAAVVGWNLIFVATATMLASLFLRAFGHGPVAQWLCFAGKRVTAFYVFQWLIIGNLATWLYQTQYPLQLLLWFVVVTGASYGLTILWYRFRKTIFAAQHPKN
- a CDS encoding helix-turn-helix transcriptional regulator, which gives rise to MPVVRQSRYLLGNMLSDCCLRLLSLELERLGVEIRKARLGEVHLRWDEEKVAEADILQLFDKLGFGVIEDHEKALVEEIKRVVVELVWHTTFNAMVRNSDFIVSRFDHSYQYLSTLFSRHEHITLEKYIIMQKIEKVKELLQDEKITLSEIAYMMGYSSVQYLSTQFRQITGYSVTEYRSLPEKNRMGIRLSEAKLLDKNENFEPQT
- a CDS encoding PqqD family protein — translated: MKIKSNIAISDNGFIFNPATGESFTVNPTGLEIMNMMRRGTPHAHIAGKLCELFQVEPTQAERDLQDFIEMMRQYHLLSYDEE
- a CDS encoding ATP-grasp domain-containing protein → MTKNKPRLTIAVSGLNAIDSPGPGVAVIRGLREAQSFECRIIGLSYESLEPGIYMHDLVDKTYQIPYPSAGTEALMQRLSYIHQQEKLNVIIPNFDAELFSFMRLSGTLRSMGIHTFLPENGQFEARQKVNLYKFGQQHQINVPPAKVIYTLNEAQNLDKEYDWPLVIKGKYYDASLAYNFEQVKSAFNKISARWGLPIIIQKFIHGTEYNVTGLGDGQGNTLAAVPMRKQYITDKGKAWGGISIADEEALQLTRHFVKASQWRGPFELELMKDKEGKYHLLEINPRMPAWIYLAVGCGQNIPEAVARLAMGWPVEPYTSYLIGKMFVRYAWDMIVDISEFETISTQGEL
- a CDS encoding alanine racemase produces the protein MPARKTYERPLIKKLEGNMPNKFGMRSVYEPTQSIEGHLVKDLIREFGSPLFVISEKKLRKNYRNARQAFQTRYPKVQFAWSYKTNYLDAVCNIYHQEGSWAEVVSGFEYDKAIRNGVPGSKIIFNGPDKSENDLRKVITNNSLIHIDHLDELYLLQDIARESKLRPRVAIRVNMDTGVFPMWDRFGFNYENGQAWDALNKIMFSGLMELVGLHTHIGTFMLSPNAYAVAASKLAHLAQSLLNKYNHEIKYIDIGGGFASKNTLKGSYLPGTDISPSIHDFAEAITSALMNSDYRPKNPPVLIIESGRALIDDAAWLLGTVLANKRLSDGRRATILDIGVNTLFTAFWYDHLITPAQPVTSYTEDTALYGPLCMNIDVVRENVNLPLLNRGDHVVVHHVGAYNMTQWLQFITLRPNVLLIDEEGGKHLIRRAETLETLSSQEHMPAHLAHFDL